In Synechococcus sp. KORDI-52, one genomic interval encodes:
- a CDS encoding TIGR04282 family arsenosugar biosynthesis glycosyltransferase yields MLQIVVMARWPSPGRCKRRLTRDLCQSLGVSNSSERAARIQTRLTRHTAAVVNSLADVMAIEPVLAVSGLGPRAASRWGQQLGLPHVRLQGEGQLGTRLRRQLMHGYRRDMPSLVIGTDLPELNIDDVKRAIETLQSHDLVLGPALDGGYWLLGVGEILIRNPQHWPLIGVSWGGSRVLEETLASASTHQLSCALVSRRNDLDHWNDLRPWQG; encoded by the coding sequence ATGCTGCAGATCGTTGTGATGGCCCGCTGGCCATCACCGGGCCGATGCAAACGCCGTCTGACCCGTGATCTTTGTCAATCGCTGGGCGTGTCCAACAGCAGCGAACGCGCCGCGCGGATTCAAACGCGTCTCACCAGGCACACCGCCGCTGTGGTTAACAGCCTTGCGGACGTGATGGCGATCGAACCAGTGCTTGCCGTGAGCGGACTGGGGCCCCGTGCGGCCTCTCGCTGGGGGCAGCAGCTGGGCCTGCCGCATGTGCGATTGCAGGGGGAAGGGCAACTCGGCACCCGATTGCGGCGTCAGTTGATGCACGGCTATCGCCGTGACATGCCTTCTCTTGTGATCGGCACAGACCTGCCCGAACTCAATATCGATGACGTGAAGCGGGCCATCGAAACCTTGCAGAGCCACGATTTGGTGCTGGGTCCAGCTCTGGACGGAGGCTATTGGCTGCTGGGGGTGGGGGAGATTCTGATCCGCAACCCACAGCACTGGCCGCTGATCGGCGTGTCCTGGGGAGGATCGAGGGTGTTGGAGGAAACCCTGGCATCAGCAAGCACGCATCAGCTCTCCTGCGCGCTTGTGTCCAGACGAAATGATCTGGATCACTGGAACGACCTCAGGCCATGGCAGGGCTGA
- a CDS encoding TIGR04283 family arsenosugar biosynthesis glycosyltransferase, with translation MAGLSVVIPTLEEASRLPLLLADLQRWAGDLEIVICDGGSRDQTRHVAHLAGATVLESPTTGRGPQLRWGVEHSSHAWVLVLHADSRLPSTWHHKVETVLNTQEAHLNAWCFDFNVDAEGRPMLWLLARMVNLRSRWLQRPYGDQGLLIHRQMYERIGGYRPLALMEDLDLVERLNTITTIRPLNCALLTSNQRWQERSVLIQTWRNARLRWLWRRGRSADQLLEMYKR, from the coding sequence ATGGCAGGGCTGAGCGTTGTGATTCCGACCCTGGAGGAGGCCAGCAGGCTGCCGCTGCTGCTGGCGGATCTTCAGCGCTGGGCTGGGGACTTGGAAATCGTGATCTGTGACGGAGGCAGCAGGGATCAGACCCGTCACGTGGCTCACCTGGCCGGTGCCACTGTGCTCGAAAGCCCGACAACAGGCAGGGGTCCCCAGCTGCGCTGGGGCGTAGAGCACAGTTCACATGCCTGGGTGCTGGTGCTGCACGCCGACAGCCGACTCCCGAGCACTTGGCACCACAAGGTGGAGACGGTTCTGAACACGCAGGAGGCTCACCTGAACGCCTGGTGCTTCGACTTCAACGTGGACGCGGAGGGGCGGCCCATGCTTTGGCTGCTGGCTCGGATGGTGAACCTGCGCAGCCGTTGGCTGCAGCGTCCCTACGGCGATCAGGGTCTGTTGATTCACAGGCAGATGTATGAGCGGATTGGTGGCTACCGGCCCCTGGCTCTGATGGAAGACCTGGACCTGGTGGAACGCCTGAACACGATCACGACCATCCGCCCATTGAACTGTGCCCTGCTGACCAGCAACCAGCGCTGGCAAGAGCGAAGCGTACTGATCCAGACCTGGCGCAACGCGCGGCTGCGATGGCTCTGGCGTCGAGGACGGTCAGCGGATCAGCTTCTGGAGATGTATAAGCGCTGA
- a CDS encoding GNAT family N-acetyltransferase produces the protein MPAEPLLQQYGQGARLCPCANDQLTLIFSQEYPFDLVELEQLLEAVGWSRRPIRRVRKALTHSLLKVGLWRHDPRVPRLVGFARCTGDGVFEATVWDVAVHPLYQGNGLGKQMMAYILEALAQMGTERVSLFADPGVVSFYQGQGWDLEPQNHRCAFWYAN, from the coding sequence ATGCCTGCAGAACCTCTTCTGCAGCAGTACGGCCAGGGGGCCCGTCTCTGCCCCTGCGCCAATGATCAGCTCACCTTGATCTTCAGTCAGGAGTACCCCTTCGATCTGGTGGAGCTTGAGCAGCTGCTGGAAGCTGTGGGCTGGAGCCGCCGGCCGATCAGACGGGTACGCAAAGCACTCACCCACAGCCTTCTCAAGGTTGGACTCTGGCGCCATGACCCTCGGGTCCCTCGTTTGGTGGGTTTTGCGCGCTGCACCGGGGATGGAGTCTTTGAAGCCACCGTCTGGGACGTCGCTGTGCACCCGCTGTATCAGGGCAATGGTCTGGGCAAGCAGATGATGGCTTACATCCTCGAGGCTCTGGCGCAGATGGGAACAGAGCGCGTCAGTCTGTTTGCAGACCCCGGTGTGGTGAGCTTTTATCAAGGCCAGGGCTGGGATCTGGAGCCTCAGAACCATCGCTGTGCCTTCTGGTACGCCAACTGA
- a CDS encoding ABC transporter ATP-binding protein, with amino-acid sequence MGAVADWRRVRRLGRYLRRDRRRLLATLLLLLPVAFAGAVQPVLLGQAVSIISGEPTLPWLSGLDLSASIRVIVGLYSVSVLLRLALQGVQGFNIQAVGQRLTARIRDDLFQHALSLSLRFHDRMPVGKLLTRLTSDVDALAEVFGTGAVGVLGDLVSLLVLASTMVLIDWRLGLLLLFTQVPVTLAVLWLQRRYRKANYRVREELSQLNADFQENLQGLEVVQMYRREKVNSDRFFRTGKDYRSAVNGTIFFDSSISAFLEWVALAAIALVLALGGWMVTNGAVGLGTLTTFIFSSQRLFDPLRQLAERFTQIQGGLTAVERIGELLEQPIEIVEAEGVRPHVAGGGGEVIFENVSFSYRPDDPILRNLSFRIAPGEHVALVGPTGSGKSTIIRLLCRLYEPQQGRILLDGRDIRTIPLSDLRRELGVVLQDTFLFSGNVADNLRLNAPVNDQELVQVCADLGLNDLLARLPKGLETELRERGGNLSSGERQLLAVARVAIRKPTVLVMDEATAFMDPSTEATLQADLDRLLDKRTAIVIAHRLATVEASDRILVLRRGELIEQGTHHELRAKGGLYAQLAELQERGLARL; translated from the coding sequence ATGGGAGCCGTTGCGGATTGGCGTCGGGTCCGTCGACTGGGCCGTTATCTCCGGCGTGATCGCCGGCGGCTTCTGGCCACCCTGCTGCTTCTGCTGCCCGTGGCCTTCGCTGGAGCCGTTCAGCCTGTTTTGTTGGGGCAGGCTGTCAGCATCATCAGCGGGGAGCCCACGCTTCCCTGGCTGTCGGGTCTGGACCTGTCCGCGTCGATCCGCGTCATCGTCGGCCTGTATTCCGTTTCGGTGCTGCTGCGGCTCGCCCTGCAAGGTGTGCAGGGCTTCAACATTCAGGCGGTTGGTCAACGGCTTACAGCTCGCATCCGCGACGACCTTTTTCAACACGCGCTGTCGCTGTCTCTTCGCTTTCATGACCGCATGCCGGTGGGCAAATTGCTCACGCGGCTCACCAGTGATGTGGATGCTCTGGCCGAGGTCTTCGGCACGGGTGCCGTGGGTGTGCTCGGTGATCTGGTCAGCCTGTTGGTGCTGGCCTCAACGATGGTTCTCATTGATTGGCGGCTCGGGCTCCTGCTGTTGTTCACCCAGGTGCCCGTGACGCTTGCCGTGCTCTGGCTGCAACGTCGCTACCGCAAGGCCAACTACCGCGTGCGCGAAGAGCTCTCCCAGCTCAATGCCGACTTTCAGGAAAACCTCCAGGGCCTTGAGGTGGTTCAGATGTACCGCCGCGAGAAGGTCAACAGCGACCGGTTCTTTCGCACGGGTAAGGATTACCGCAGCGCTGTCAACGGAACGATTTTTTTCGACAGCAGCATTTCCGCTTTTCTGGAGTGGGTGGCCTTGGCAGCCATCGCGCTGGTTCTCGCGCTGGGTGGCTGGATGGTGACCAATGGTGCGGTGGGCTTGGGCACCCTTACCACCTTCATCTTTTCCTCCCAGCGTCTTTTTGATCCGCTGCGGCAGCTGGCGGAGCGCTTCACACAGATTCAGGGGGGGCTGACGGCCGTTGAGCGGATTGGGGAACTGTTGGAACAGCCCATTGAGATTGTCGAGGCCGAGGGGGTGCGTCCTCATGTTGCCGGTGGTGGCGGAGAAGTGATTTTCGAGAATGTGAGCTTCTCCTACCGGCCGGACGATCCCATCCTCCGCAATCTTTCCTTCCGCATCGCCCCCGGAGAGCATGTTGCGCTGGTAGGTCCCACGGGCTCCGGCAAGAGCACCATCATCCGTCTGCTCTGTCGCCTGTATGAACCCCAGCAGGGCCGCATCCTTCTTGATGGTCGGGACATTCGCACCATCCCGTTGTCCGATCTCCGTCGAGAACTGGGGGTTGTGCTGCAGGACACGTTCCTGTTCAGTGGCAACGTCGCCGACAACCTCCGGCTCAATGCCCCGGTCAATGACCAGGAGCTGGTTCAGGTCTGCGCTGATCTCGGCCTCAATGATCTTTTGGCTCGTCTCCCCAAGGGGTTAGAGACAGAATTGCGTGAGCGCGGTGGCAACCTCTCCTCAGGGGAGCGTCAATTGTTGGCCGTGGCCCGGGTGGCCATCCGCAAGCCAACGGTTCTGGTGATGGATGAAGCCACCGCCTTCATGGATCCTTCAACGGAGGCGACCCTTCAGGCTGATCTCGATCGTCTCCTGGACAAGCGCACTGCCATCGTCATCGCCCACCGCCTGGCCACGGTGGAAGCGTCAGATCGCATCCTCGTGCTGCGCCGAGGGGAATTGATCGAACAGGGCACCCATCACGAGCTCAGAGCCAAAGGTGGGCTTTACGCCCAGCTTGCTGAGCTGCAGGAACGGGGGCTGGCGCGCTTGTGA
- the hisG gene encoding ATP phosphoribosyltransferase: protein MITVALAKGALLKDSVARFAAAGLDFSAVLDKNNRQLMVPTPCGRARALLVRNGDVPTYVAYGQAQLGVVGYDVLKEHQLPVAQLVDLGFGGCRMAVAVQESSGYTRAADLPPHCRVASKFTHCAREYFDALDLPVELVHLNGSVELGPITGMSEAIVDLVATGRTLRENGLIAIEDLFQSTARLVGHPLSMRLDHGPLASIVEAIRAAGMPVGSSS, encoded by the coding sequence ATGATCACCGTCGCGTTGGCCAAGGGAGCGCTGCTCAAAGATTCAGTGGCCCGGTTCGCAGCAGCCGGCCTCGATTTTTCGGCGGTGCTCGACAAGAACAACCGCCAGTTGATGGTGCCCACCCCCTGCGGTCGCGCCCGGGCCCTGTTGGTTCGTAACGGAGACGTACCGACGTATGTGGCCTACGGCCAGGCCCAGCTGGGCGTGGTGGGATACGACGTGCTCAAGGAACATCAGCTCCCCGTTGCTCAATTGGTGGATCTCGGCTTCGGGGGCTGCCGCATGGCTGTGGCGGTTCAGGAAAGCAGTGGCTACACCCGTGCCGCTGATCTCCCGCCCCACTGCAGGGTGGCCAGCAAGTTCACGCACTGCGCCAGGGAGTATTTCGATGCCCTCGATCTTCCCGTCGAATTGGTTCATCTCAACGGTTCGGTTGAGCTGGGGCCGATCACAGGGATGTCGGAAGCGATCGTGGATCTGGTGGCCACCGGTCGCACCCTGCGGGAGAACGGCCTGATTGCCATCGAAGACTTGTTCCAGTCCACGGCTCGGTTGGTGGGGCATCCGTTGTCGATGCGCCTCGACCATGGCCCCCTGGCGTCCATTGTTGAGGCCATTCGCGCCGCAGGGATGCCCGTTGGGAGTTCCAGCTGA
- the gloB gene encoding hydroxyacylglutathione hydrolase produces the protein MHSSLHALPVLQDNVIWIWVRGTEAVVIDPAVAPPVREWLEERHLTLTAILQTHHHADHIGGTTDLLQRWPQAEVIASADDRKRIPFQTMPVRDGERITVLGTRVEVLDVAAHTRAHIAFFIPDPQDAALGPVLFCGDTLFSGGCGRLFEGSAEQMHQALQKLAELPEATKVCCAHEYTEANLQWAVEQRPNDTVLAERYREVRILRSNGALSLPSTIGVERRTNLFMRAKTATELATLRSLKDQWRPA, from the coding sequence ATGCATTCCTCACTTCATGCCCTGCCGGTGCTGCAAGACAACGTGATCTGGATCTGGGTCAGGGGAACTGAGGCCGTGGTCATTGACCCTGCCGTTGCGCCGCCGGTGCGCGAGTGGCTGGAAGAACGCCATTTGACGCTGACTGCCATCCTGCAGACCCATCACCATGCGGACCACATCGGCGGCACAACGGATTTGCTGCAACGTTGGCCTCAAGCCGAGGTGATTGCCTCCGCTGACGACCGGAAACGGATTCCATTCCAGACCATGCCGGTGAGGGATGGAGAACGGATCACTGTTCTGGGGACCCGGGTTGAGGTACTGGACGTGGCAGCTCATACGAGGGCCCACATCGCCTTTTTCATTCCAGATCCCCAGGACGCGGCCCTGGGCCCTGTGTTGTTCTGCGGTGACACCCTGTTCAGCGGAGGCTGCGGCCGACTGTTCGAAGGCAGCGCTGAACAGATGCATCAAGCCCTGCAGAAGCTGGCCGAGCTTCCCGAGGCCACGAAGGTTTGTTGCGCCCACGAATACACCGAAGCCAACCTGCAATGGGCCGTTGAGCAACGGCCCAACGACACGGTTCTGGCTGAGCGCTATCGAGAGGTGCGGATCCTTCGCTCCAATGGCGCCCTCAGCCTTCCCAGCACCATCGGCGTGGAACGCCGGACCAATCTGTTCATGCGCGCGAAGACGGCCACGGAGTTAGCGACATTGCGCTCCCTCAAGGACCAGTGGCGGCCGGCCTGA
- a CDS encoding RidA family protein, producing MGIAVDNHSMSAKAITTQDAPSPVGPYNQAVLAGEWLYCSGQIPLDPATGEMVGNGDVAAETHQVLKNLIAVLKEAGATPTQVVRTTVFLADLGDFQTVNGIYAEIFGEGVSPARACVQVAALPKGSRVEIDCVAWLGS from the coding sequence ATGGGCATCGCCGTTGACAACCATTCCATGAGCGCCAAGGCCATCACCACGCAAGACGCTCCTTCACCCGTAGGGCCATACAACCAGGCGGTTCTTGCCGGTGAGTGGCTCTACTGCTCTGGGCAGATTCCCCTCGATCCAGCCACAGGCGAGATGGTGGGAAACGGAGATGTGGCTGCGGAAACACATCAGGTGCTGAAGAACCTGATTGCTGTGTTGAAAGAGGCCGGCGCCACCCCTACGCAGGTGGTGCGCACCACGGTGTTCCTGGCAGACCTCGGCGACTTTCAGACCGTGAATGGCATCTATGCCGAGATCTTTGGGGAGGGGGTCAGCCCAGCACGCGCCTGTGTTCAAGTTGCGGCACTCCCGAAAGGATCCCGGGTGGAAATCGACTGCGTCGCTTGGCTCGGCAGCTGA
- a CDS encoding DUF3136 domain-containing protein has protein sequence MPQAKLTIGELEAGYPMYCKALRRLLQQGKTTQDIERTVCWGHLETLNRCLPTRYKSPSYLLALIRRDLENPQES, from the coding sequence ATGCCTCAGGCAAAACTCACCATCGGTGAACTAGAGGCGGGATACCCGATGTATTGCAAGGCGCTGAGGCGGCTGCTCCAGCAGGGGAAAACGACGCAGGACATTGAACGCACAGTCTGTTGGGGACATCTGGAAACACTGAATCGCTGCCTTCCAACCCGCTACAAATCCCCCTCGTACCTGCTGGCTCTAATCCGCCGCGACCTGGAAAATCCTCAGGAGAGCTGA
- the lexA gene encoding transcriptional repressor LexA, with protein sequence MNRAPQEPLTAAQQELYDWLADYITSHRHSPSIRQMMQAMGLRSPAPIQSRLRHLQQKGWITWQEGQARTLQLLGDMVGAAGIPVLGAVAAGGLVTAFDDVQEHLDLAPVLETRGLFALTVNGDSMVDAHIADGDVVLMEPVQDPQRLRNGTVVSALVAGSGTTLKHFHRQGATVVLEAANPAYQPIELPAEQVEVQGRLVAVWRQV encoded by the coding sequence GTGAACCGAGCCCCTCAGGAGCCTCTCACCGCTGCCCAGCAAGAGCTTTATGACTGGCTGGCGGACTACATCACGAGCCATCGCCACAGCCCATCGATTCGCCAGATGATGCAGGCGATGGGGCTGCGGTCACCCGCGCCGATCCAGAGCCGGTTGCGTCATCTTCAGCAGAAAGGGTGGATCACCTGGCAGGAGGGCCAGGCACGCACGTTGCAGCTCTTGGGCGACATGGTCGGTGCGGCGGGGATCCCTGTGCTCGGGGCGGTTGCTGCGGGTGGTCTGGTGACAGCTTTTGACGATGTTCAGGAGCATCTGGACCTGGCGCCGGTGCTCGAGACCCGTGGCCTGTTTGCCCTGACGGTGAATGGAGATTCGATGGTCGATGCCCATATCGCCGACGGCGATGTGGTGTTGATGGAACCGGTTCAGGATCCCCAGCGGCTGCGCAACGGCACCGTGGTGAGCGCTCTGGTGGCCGGCAGCGGCACCACGCTCAAGCACTTTCACCGCCAGGGAGCGACAGTGGTTCTCGAGGCAGCCAATCCTGCCTATCAGCCGATCGAGCTCCCCGCTGAGCAGGTGGAGGTGCAGGGTCGCCTTGTTGCTGTCTGGCGTCAGGTTTAA
- the argF gene encoding ornithine carbamoyltransferase, with amino-acid sequence MATASAGVAAVLSPLCGRDFLSSADCSAEQTAALLDLAAQLKSGDRRIDLGNRVLGLIFSKASTRTRVSFQVAMARLGGQTVDLNPSVTQLGRGEPLEDTSRVLSRYCDVLAIRTFAQQELVDYAHWASVPVINALTDLEHPCQALADFLTMQEAHGALPGQTLAYVGDGNNVAHSLMLCGALLGVNVRIGCPEGFEPLPGVLEQAQSLAQHGASIELVADPGEAVAGAQAVYTDVWASMGQEAEQAQREQAFAGFCVDQALMDQAAADAIVLHCLPAHRGEEISAEVMEGTASRIFDQAENRLHAQQALLAVLMGGL; translated from the coding sequence ATGGCTACCGCTTCTGCGGGCGTTGCTGCTGTCCTGTCTCCGCTGTGCGGACGTGATTTTCTGTCCTCAGCGGATTGCTCCGCTGAGCAGACAGCAGCGTTGCTGGATCTGGCTGCACAACTGAAAAGCGGTGATCGTCGGATCGATCTCGGCAACCGTGTGCTGGGTCTGATCTTCAGTAAGGCCTCCACACGCACCCGTGTCAGTTTTCAGGTGGCCATGGCCCGTCTTGGCGGCCAGACGGTGGATCTCAATCCTTCCGTCACCCAGCTCGGCCGCGGCGAGCCCCTGGAAGACACGTCCCGGGTGCTCAGCCGTTACTGCGATGTGCTGGCGATCAGAACCTTCGCCCAGCAGGAACTGGTGGACTATGCCCACTGGGCATCGGTGCCGGTGATCAATGCCCTCACCGATCTGGAGCATCCCTGTCAGGCCCTGGCGGACTTCCTCACCATGCAGGAAGCCCATGGCGCTCTTCCCGGGCAGACCCTGGCCTATGTGGGCGATGGCAATAACGTCGCCCACTCCCTGATGCTCTGCGGTGCCTTGCTGGGGGTGAATGTACGGATTGGCTGCCCTGAAGGTTTCGAGCCGTTGCCGGGCGTGCTTGAACAGGCCCAATCCCTGGCACAGCACGGTGCCTCGATAGAGCTGGTGGCCGATCCCGGTGAGGCGGTGGCGGGTGCCCAGGCCGTGTACACCGATGTCTGGGCCTCCATGGGTCAGGAGGCCGAGCAGGCCCAGCGGGAGCAGGCCTTCGCCGGTTTCTGTGTGGATCAAGCTCTGATGGATCAGGCAGCTGCCGATGCCATCGTTCTGCACTGTCTGCCGGCCCACCGCGGTGAGGAGATCAGCGCTGAGGTGATGGAGGGAACGGCGAGCCGCATTTTTGATCAGGCCGAAAATCGTCTGCATGCGCAGCAGGCTCTGTTGGCGGTTTTGATGGGTGGTCTGTGA
- the ftsH gene encoding ATP-dependent zinc metalloprotease FtsH produces the protein MPIRQDDNQPNRRFGIINLVLIGFGVLLLFSSFIPSNGMQQVPRVPYSLFIDQVNDGAVKRAFITQDQIRYELSDPEEGTPPVLATTPIFDMDLPQRLETKGVEFAAAPPKKPNIFTTILSWVVPPLIFILVLQFFARRSMGGGAQGALSFTKSKAKVYVPDEESRITFADVAGVDEAKQELTEIVDFLKRPERYAEIGARIPKGVLLVGPPGTGKTLLSKAVAGEAEVPFFIISGSEFVELFVGAGAARVRDLFEEAKKKAPCIIFIDELDAIGKSRSGSMGVVGGNDEREQTLNQLLTEMDGFTAQDKPVIVLAATNQPEVLDAALLRPGRFDRQVLVDRPDLSGRKTILEIYAKKVKLAEGVDLDSVAQATSGFAGADLANLVNEAALLAARAQRTRVEQQDLGEAIERVVAGLEKKSRVLQDDEKKVVAYHEVGHAIVGHLMPGGSKVAKISIVPRGMSALGYTLQLPTEERFLNSKEELQGQIATLLGGRSAEEIVFGKITTGAANDLQRATDLAEQMVGTYGMSDTLGPLAYDKQGGGRFLGGGNNPRRSVSDATAQAIDKEVRGLVDQAHDDALAILRENMALLETISQKILEKEVIEGDDLKQMLEASVLPSGVTA, from the coding sequence ATGCCGATCCGCCAGGACGACAACCAGCCGAACCGTCGCTTCGGGATCATCAACCTGGTGCTGATTGGCTTCGGGGTGCTGCTGCTGTTCAGCAGCTTCATCCCCAGCAACGGCATGCAGCAGGTGCCCCGGGTTCCCTACTCACTGTTCATCGATCAGGTCAATGACGGTGCGGTGAAGCGAGCGTTCATCACTCAGGATCAGATCCGTTACGAGCTGAGCGACCCCGAGGAGGGCACGCCTCCGGTGCTGGCCACCACACCGATCTTCGACATGGATCTGCCCCAGCGCTTGGAGACCAAGGGGGTTGAATTCGCAGCAGCTCCTCCGAAGAAACCCAACATCTTCACCACCATCCTCAGCTGGGTGGTGCCGCCGCTGATTTTCATTCTGGTGCTTCAGTTCTTCGCCCGCCGCTCGATGGGCGGTGGCGCGCAGGGGGCTTTGAGCTTCACCAAGAGCAAGGCCAAGGTCTACGTGCCCGATGAGGAGTCGCGAATCACCTTCGCCGATGTGGCGGGCGTGGATGAGGCCAAGCAGGAACTGACTGAGATCGTCGACTTCCTCAAGCGGCCTGAGCGTTACGCCGAGATCGGTGCTCGCATCCCCAAGGGCGTGCTGTTGGTCGGACCTCCTGGCACCGGCAAGACCCTCCTCTCGAAAGCCGTCGCTGGCGAAGCCGAGGTGCCGTTTTTCATCATTTCCGGCTCCGAGTTCGTGGAACTCTTCGTTGGTGCCGGTGCCGCCCGCGTCCGGGATCTGTTTGAAGAGGCCAAGAAAAAAGCCCCCTGCATCATCTTTATTGACGAACTCGATGCCATTGGCAAGAGCCGTTCAGGGTCCATGGGGGTTGTCGGCGGCAACGACGAACGGGAGCAGACCCTCAACCAGCTGCTCACTGAGATGGATGGCTTCACCGCCCAGGACAAGCCGGTGATCGTTCTAGCAGCCACGAACCAGCCCGAGGTGCTGGATGCGGCACTGCTGCGTCCGGGTCGTTTCGACAGGCAGGTTCTGGTCGACCGTCCGGACCTCTCAGGCCGCAAGACCATCCTCGAGATCTACGCCAAAAAGGTGAAGCTCGCTGAGGGCGTTGATCTCGACAGCGTGGCCCAGGCCACCAGTGGTTTTGCCGGCGCTGATCTCGCCAATCTGGTCAATGAAGCCGCTCTGTTGGCGGCACGTGCCCAGCGCACCAGGGTCGAGCAGCAAGACCTCGGTGAAGCGATCGAGCGTGTTGTGGCCGGTTTGGAGAAGAAGAGCCGCGTCCTGCAGGACGACGAAAAGAAAGTGGTGGCTTATCACGAGGTGGGCCACGCGATCGTGGGCCATCTCATGCCCGGCGGCAGCAAGGTGGCCAAGATCTCGATCGTGCCCCGTGGCATGAGCGCCCTGGGCTACACCCTGCAGCTGCCCACCGAAGAGCGTTTCCTCAATTCCAAGGAGGAACTCCAGGGTCAGATCGCCACCCTTCTGGGGGGTCGCTCAGCTGAGGAGATCGTGTTCGGCAAAATCACCACGGGTGCGGCCAACGACCTGCAGCGCGCCACGGATCTGGCGGAGCAGATGGTGGGCACTTACGGCATGAGCGACACCCTGGGGCCTCTGGCCTACGACAAGCAGGGCGGCGGCCGTTTCCTCGGGGGTGGCAACAACCCACGCCGTTCCGTGAGTGACGCCACGGCCCAGGCCATTGACAAGGAGGTTCGCGGGCTGGTGGACCAGGCCCACGACGACGCCCTCGCGATCCTGCGGGAGAACATGGCGCTGCTCGAGACGATCTCCCAGAAGATCCTTGAAAAAGAAGTGATCGAGGGAGATGACCTCAAGCAGATGCTTGAGGCGAGTGTGCTGCCGTCGGGTGTGACCGCTTGA
- a CDS encoding SOS response-associated peptidase, whose product MCGRYCLDTPRAELQRVLKSWLRPDDSTWLNHYAPRDLIRPHEPVLALRREHGEDRFSHMLWGLLPGWVKDPLQAPRPINARAETIAEKASFRGPWRHHRCLLPSTAFYEKGHLIHRKDRQLFWLAGVWDRWIGPDGSEVESCCVITTQPNSLVAPLHDRMPVIIPEGLESIWLEPGDGAHRRALEPMLTPSPADRWDCKAVEPTAQNKSHQQLSLLD is encoded by the coding sequence ATGTGTGGACGCTATTGCCTCGACACGCCTCGCGCTGAACTGCAGCGGGTGCTCAAGAGCTGGCTTCGGCCGGACGACAGCACATGGCTCAACCATTACGCCCCCCGCGACCTGATCCGCCCCCACGAACCTGTACTGGCGTTGCGGCGAGAGCATGGTGAAGATCGTTTCTCCCACATGCTCTGGGGCCTCCTGCCGGGCTGGGTCAAGGACCCGTTGCAAGCGCCGCGACCGATCAATGCCCGCGCCGAAACCATTGCCGAGAAAGCGTCCTTCCGTGGTCCATGGCGTCATCACCGCTGCCTTCTGCCAAGCACGGCCTTTTATGAAAAGGGGCATCTGATCCATCGCAAGGACCGGCAGCTGTTCTGGCTGGCCGGTGTGTGGGACCGCTGGATCGGCCCCGATGGCAGTGAAGTGGAGAGCTGCTGCGTGATCACGACGCAGCCCAACAGCCTGGTGGCCCCATTGCACGATCGAATGCCGGTGATCATTCCCGAGGGGTTGGAGAGCATCTGGCTGGAACCGGGTGATGGAGCCCATCGACGTGCCCTCGAACCGATGCTCACGCCATCGCCAGCGGATCGCTGGGACTGCAAAGCAGTTGAGCCAACCGCCCAGAACAAAAGCCACCAGCAGCTCTCCCTGCTGGACTGA
- a CDS encoding potassium channel family protein — protein MGLVQRLLQRDDTQLKLLLLCTLIATVGFAFPRLVWATYIGYTLIALLLTQVMVGSSNAPNWSDALYRGLGLVAVATMWLWLLTPLELIYSGMPLALSWSVLVGWSVIRLVTRFASTKRVTEALLMGATAGYLHIGLAAGLVMSALETIQPGSFAPLDLAKVGDVSVLATARIFSALNYYAFVCLTTVGFGDISPMLPLARMVSVATSVAGPLYLAAVMGVLIGRYASSLDRQSQRR, from the coding sequence GTGGGACTGGTTCAGCGACTCCTGCAGCGGGATGACACCCAGCTGAAGCTGTTGCTGCTCTGCACCCTGATCGCCACCGTTGGCTTTGCCTTTCCTCGCTTGGTCTGGGCGACCTACATCGGCTACACCCTGATTGCCCTGCTGCTCACGCAGGTGATGGTCGGGAGCAGCAACGCTCCGAACTGGAGTGATGCGCTGTACCGCGGCCTGGGACTGGTCGCCGTGGCGACCATGTGGCTCTGGCTGCTCACGCCCCTGGAACTGATCTACAGCGGCATGCCGCTGGCCCTGAGCTGGAGTGTGCTGGTGGGCTGGAGCGTGATCCGCCTGGTGACGCGCTTCGCCAGCACCAAGCGCGTCACCGAGGCGCTGCTGATGGGTGCCACAGCCGGTTACCTGCACATCGGACTCGCCGCCGGCTTGGTGATGAGTGCTCTGGAAACCATCCAACCGGGCAGCTTCGCGCCCCTGGACCTGGCCAAAGTCGGCGACGTCAGTGTTCTGGCCACCGCCCGGATCTTTTCAGCACTCAACTACTACGCCTTCGTCTGTCTCACCACCGTCGGGTTCGGAGACATCAGCCCGATGCTTCCTCTGGCTCGAATGGTGAGTGTGGCCACCAGCGTGGCCGGGCCGCTCTACCTCGCTGCTGTGATGGGTGTGCTGATCGGCCGCTATGCGAGCAGCCTTGATCGCCAAAGCCAGAGGCGCTGA